A stretch of the Psychroserpens sp. Hel_I_66 genome encodes the following:
- a CDS encoding response regulator transcription factor, which produces MSKTTILLAEDEPALGQIIKESLETRDFNVLLCENGEIAKSVYEKESPELLVLDVMMPKKDGFTLAKEIRVLDDTIPIIFLTAKSQTQDVVEGFTIGGNDYLKKPFSMEELIVRINNLLQRSKIQKTSETLKIGDYSFDFPKQILHFNESQQQLTHREAHLLFHLVKNKNQVLDRSLILNKLWGNDDFFSARSMDVFISKLRKKLANDESIQIINVRGFGYKLVF; this is translated from the coding sequence ATGTCTAAAACAACTATTTTACTAGCAGAAGATGAGCCAGCCTTAGGTCAAATCATAAAAGAAAGTCTTGAAACCAGAGATTTTAATGTCCTTCTGTGCGAAAATGGAGAGATCGCCAAAAGCGTCTATGAGAAAGAATCTCCAGAATTGTTAGTGCTCGACGTGATGATGCCAAAAAAAGACGGTTTTACATTAGCTAAAGAAATTAGGGTTTTGGACGACACCATCCCAATCATTTTTTTAACCGCAAAATCACAAACCCAAGATGTGGTTGAAGGTTTCACAATTGGCGGAAACGACTATTTAAAAAAACCGTTTAGTATGGAAGAGTTGATCGTTAGAATAAACAATTTATTGCAACGTTCAAAAATTCAAAAAACTTCGGAAACTTTAAAAATTGGAGATTATTCATTCGATTTCCCGAAGCAAATCTTACATTTCAATGAAAGCCAACAGCAACTTACCCATAGAGAAGCACATTTATTATTCCATCTCGTGAAAAACAAAAATCAAGTATTAGACCGCTCCCTAATATTGAATAAACTTTGGGGAAATGATGACTTTTTCTCTGCACGAAGCATGGACGTCTTTATTTCCAAACTGCGTAAAAAATTGGCTAACGATGAGAGTATCCAAATCATCAACGTTCGTGGGTTTGGGTATAAACTCGTATTTTAA
- a CDS encoding sensor histidine kinase encodes MNDAKYRYILYIIVVVILSTIGIQAYWNYKNYQSSKQQVINDVQTSLDKAVNDYYSNLAENSTIGFSLDGMSQKEFIKNGKFDSIFSAIKVTDTNGFGSTDSINPDFTEGVTIVRGSKADSIIRQMQLNNNDQFNDSSSASINQIVRDSLDQNTFEKKLPEDIKKFTSKIIVSMTTDSLSLVGIDTLIQSELRRKDIGINYTIKYIDPSKDVDYYNSVEKHIETIDSTKLKSFLSTSSKSTLLPKKSELSLLYNDVSNDVFKRIIWAIVISIFLVLAVISCLFYLLHVIKQQKQLAEVKNDLISNITHEFKTPISTIGVALESIQSFNALDDKVKTKTYLDMSTVQLSKLNIMVEKLLETASLDSENLELNFDRYNISEVIETIAEKHKMQNEEKAITYNIKENTFATVDIFHFENAINNIIDNACKYGGDKIIIDLKTIKNHIEITIADNGKTLTKAYKDKIFDKFYRIPKGNQHDVKGFGIGLYYTKKIVEKHDGTITLELDHKLTAFKISIPNV; translated from the coding sequence ATGAACGACGCCAAATACAGATACATACTATATATTATTGTTGTTGTAATTCTCTCAACAATTGGTATTCAAGCCTATTGGAACTATAAAAACTACCAATCTAGCAAGCAACAGGTTATCAATGATGTGCAAACCAGTTTGGACAAAGCTGTTAATGATTATTATTCTAATTTGGCAGAAAACAGCACCATCGGATTTAGTCTTGATGGAATGAGTCAAAAAGAATTTATAAAAAACGGAAAATTTGATAGCATCTTCAGCGCTATTAAAGTGACAGACACCAATGGTTTTGGCAGCACAGATTCAATAAACCCAGATTTTACAGAAGGTGTTACAATCGTTAGAGGCTCAAAAGCAGATTCTATAATTAGACAAATGCAACTTAACAATAATGATCAATTTAACGATTCGTCATCTGCGAGTATCAATCAAATAGTAAGAGATTCTTTAGATCAAAATACTTTTGAAAAAAAACTACCAGAAGACATCAAAAAATTCACCTCAAAGATTATTGTGTCTATGACTACAGACTCCTTATCGTTGGTTGGCATTGATACTTTAATCCAATCTGAACTTCGCCGAAAAGACATTGGTATCAATTACACCATTAAATATATTGATCCTTCAAAGGATGTGGATTATTATAATTCCGTAGAAAAACATATTGAAACGATAGATTCTACAAAACTGAAGTCATTTTTGAGTACATCATCAAAATCAACGCTATTACCCAAAAAGAGTGAACTAAGTCTACTTTATAACGATGTGTCCAACGATGTGTTTAAAAGAATTATTTGGGCCATTGTAATTTCAATTTTTTTAGTTTTAGCAGTGATTAGCTGTTTGTTTTATCTTTTGCATGTTATCAAACAACAAAAGCAATTAGCGGAAGTAAAAAATGATCTTATTAGTAATATTACGCATGAATTTAAAACACCAATTTCTACCATTGGTGTTGCTTTAGAGAGCATCCAAAGTTTTAATGCACTTGATGATAAGGTAAAAACTAAAACCTATTTAGATATGTCAACCGTACAGCTTTCAAAGCTGAATATCATGGTCGAAAAGTTGCTGGAAACCGCCTCTCTTGACAGTGAAAATTTAGAGCTTAATTTTGATCGTTATAATATTTCCGAAGTTATTGAAACCATTGCTGAAAAACATAAAATGCAAAACGAAGAGAAAGCAATCACTTACAATATAAAGGAAAACACGTTTGCAACTGTTGATATTTTTCATTTTGAAAACGCCATCAATAACATCATTGATAATGCTTGTAAATATGGAGGCGACAAAATTATTATTGATTTAAAAACTATTAAAAATCATATAGAAATTACCATTGCAGATAATGGCAAAACACTCACAAAAGCCTACAAAGACAAAATATTTGATAAATTCTATCGCATCCCAAAAGGAAACCAGCATGACGTAAAAGGGTTTGGGATTGGGCTTTATTACACCAAAAAAATCGTCGAAAAACACGATGGAACTATTACTTTAGAACTTGATCATAAACTAACCGCTTTTAAAATCTCAATCCCAAATGTCTAA
- a CDS encoding deoxynucleoside kinase: MHVAVAGNIGAGKTTLTTLLAKHYKWEPQLEDVVDNPYLDDFYNQMERWSFNLQVYFLNSRFRQVAQIRESGKDIIQDRTIYEDAHIFAPNLHAMGLMTNRDFENYRSLFDLMESFVQGPDLLIYLRSSIQNLVAQIHKRGRDYENSISIDYLSRLNERYEAWIHGYDKGNLLIIDVDNLDFVANPEDLGDIINKIDAQINGLF, from the coding sequence ATGCACGTTGCTGTCGCAGGAAACATTGGTGCAGGTAAAACTACACTTACTACATTATTAGCTAAACATTACAAGTGGGAACCGCAACTAGAAGATGTGGTAGACAATCCTTATCTAGACGATTTTTACAACCAAATGGAGCGTTGGAGTTTTAATTTACAGGTCTATTTCTTAAACAGTAGGTTTCGTCAAGTGGCCCAGATTCGTGAGAGTGGCAAAGACATCATTCAAGATAGAACCATTTATGAAGACGCACATATTTTTGCACCAAATCTTCACGCTATGGGATTGATGACCAATCGAGATTTTGAAAATTACCGTTCGCTTTTCGATCTTATGGAATCTTTTGTTCAAGGTCCAGATTTATTGATTTATTTACGCAGTTCTATTCAAAATTTAGTGGCACAAATTCATAAAAGAGGTCGCGATTATGAAAATTCTATCAGTATAGATTACTTAAGCAGATTAAATGAGCGTTACGAAGCTTGGATTCATGGTTACGACAAAGGAAATCTATTGATTATTGATGTAGACAATCTTGATTTTGTTGCCAATCCTGAAGACCTTGGAGACATCATTAACAAAATCGATGCTCAAATTAACGGTCTCTTCTAA
- a CDS encoding GLPGLI family protein yields the protein MKILVKLSIVAMLFFFGKINAQDFQGVATYKTKRQVNIELDSTKVETAMQKQIKDMLKKQFEKTYILTFNKEESIYEEEESLGAPNPAGMMVMMSGTGGGDIMYKNTKHQTYTNQNEFFGKIFLIKDDLKPIVWELGSETKNIGAYTCFKATFTEEIEIFKNSMTINGEKDKEDVDEKPQTKTRVTTAWYTPQIPVNTGPEKFFGLPGLILEINDGSQTIICSKVVINPENRIDIEEPKKGKQVTQSEFKAITLKKIKENQERFQSSGREDGEHIKISIGG from the coding sequence ATGAAAATACTAGTAAAACTAAGTATCGTAGCAATGCTTTTTTTCTTCGGAAAAATAAATGCTCAAGATTTTCAAGGCGTTGCTACTTACAAAACGAAACGACAGGTCAATATAGAACTAGACTCCACAAAGGTGGAAACCGCAATGCAAAAGCAAATTAAGGACATGCTCAAAAAGCAGTTTGAAAAAACCTATATTCTGACCTTCAATAAAGAGGAATCCATTTATGAGGAAGAAGAATCTCTTGGAGCGCCAAATCCTGCGGGAATGATGGTAATGATGTCTGGAACAGGAGGAGGAGATATCATGTATAAAAACACGAAGCATCAAACCTATACCAATCAAAATGAATTCTTCGGAAAAATATTCTTGATAAAGGACGATTTGAAGCCCATTGTATGGGAATTAGGTTCAGAAACCAAAAACATAGGCGCTTACACATGCTTTAAAGCAACTTTCACCGAAGAAATTGAAATTTTCAAGAATAGTATGACTATAAACGGAGAGAAAGATAAAGAGGATGTTGATGAGAAGCCACAAACGAAAACTAGAGTCACAACAGCTTGGTACACGCCTCAAATCCCTGTGAATACTGGTCCTGAGAAATTCTTTGGTTTGCCAGGCTTAATCTTAGAAATCAACGATGGTTCGCAAACAATTATTTGTAGCAAAGTGGTGATCAATCCAGAAAATAGGATAGATATCGAAGAGCCAAAAAAAGGAAAACAAGTCACACAATCTGAATTTAAAGCTATTACACTCAAGAAAATAAAGGAAAACCAAGAACGGTTTCAAAGCAGTGGTAGAGAAGATGGCGAGCATATAAAGATTAGTATTGGAGGGTAA